In the genome of Brachionichthys hirsutus isolate HB-005 chromosome 23, CSIRO-AGI_Bhir_v1, whole genome shotgun sequence, one region contains:
- the c23h19orf44 gene encoding uncharacterized protein C19orf44 homolog translates to MWKRGGRSVALDRAQALLSGSRSSRDPESGQGPGAETQGFAFPNANVTFSDVSDSSLSSSTAGGGQRRGGVGSTKSPPRSVGSRFLKKTPSAADRHPTPISNNQTQQVLQARSVPSTLGSQTAALSRLSRLQSRFCSRMQAGPEPKPTEDLDSDMEVSLAAAAPSPEASVEESSSHRSSKGRRFLKKNTSAVVSNTNAASGRAPQAADIGVKSRSRAGAVVPVVVETKRAMSGVRLESDEEDMRKLLGDSWDSADNHLVLPGNPSSMRTSEKMFGGGSQRADSSPPPRRSPPFRFVGEAQPHFNPSVPPPSRSSRRASSSPPGTRDSLSSVGAHSEALSLDELFPVGPGSDGPAGLTAAVSPEDSDLRVMTLDDLAPDDPGGSEEAPGQQVTWRNRPASQNRQQLPRMEEEEEEEEEEEDRGEDRGEDSGVDYQSDFESESRTEPDNSASLVSEHFQLDEDEDEDEVREEASGVSDVRTDEDLSSHACPSPTSDHSRTFSGSRRVGSGAAEDSESRSRSGRTFSCRARRAFKEAAVQTEAEPAVRARPADRATSGPAVDAASVAPHPAVLHSLGAETVEALSTFHPAVIAVCDLLLQHLAVIRRSIDSSRRLHASLVQSLEPPDYRYSTLEDGEKRIHRLMAKEALQGALQEKRDSRHV, encoded by the exons ATGTGGAAACGAGGCGGTCGAAGCGTCGCTCTGGACCGGGCTCAGGCGCTGCTGTccggcagcaggagcagcagagaccCGGAGTCCGGTCAGGGGCCCGGAGCGGAAACACAG ggCTTTGCTTTCCCAAACGCAAACGTCACGTTCTCCGATGTGAGCGACTCGTCGTTGTCCAGCTCCACTGCTGGGGGGggccagaggagggggggggtgggttcTACCAAG AGCCCCCCCCGTTCAGTCGGAAGCAGGTTCTTGAAGAAGACGCCGTCTGCAGCTGACAGACACCCGACACCCATCAGCAACAATCAGACGCAGCAGGTGCTCCAAGCCAG AAGTGTTCCATCCACGCTGGGCTCCCAGACGGCTGCTTTGAGTAGATTGTCCCGACTTCAGAGCCGCTTCTGCAGCCGCATGCAGGCCGGACCGGAGCCAAAACCCACCGAGGATCTGGACTCAGACATGGAAGTGTCActggcagcagctgctccgtCCCCAGAGGCCTCTGTTGAAGAGTCCAGCAGTCACCGGAGCTCAAAGGGGAGACGTTTCCTCAAGAAGAACACATCTGCGGTTGTGAGCAACACGAACGCCGCTTCAGGTCGGGCTCCACAAGCTGCAGATATCGGTGTCAAGTCCAGGTCCAGAGCTGGTGCTGTAGTTCCTGTAGTTGTGGAGACAAAGAGAGCAATGAGTGGCGTGAGACTGgaaagcgatgaagaggatATGAGGAAACTGCTTGGAGACTCGTGGGATTCAGCTGACAACCACCTCGTACTACCTGGGAACCCCTCATCGATGCGGACATCTGAAAAG ATGTTCGGTGGGGGCAGCCAGAGGGCCgactcctcgcctcctcctcgccgcaGTCCCCCGTTTCGATTCGTCGGTGAGGCTCAGCCCCACTTTAACCCCTCCgtgccccccccatcccgctCTTCTCGCCGTGCCTCCTCATCTCCCCCGGGGACACGGGACTCCCTCTCCTCCGTGGGGGCTCACAGTGAGGCGCTCTCTCTGGACGAGCTCTTTCCGGTCGGACCTGGTTCTGACGGGCCCGCCGGTCTGACGGCTGCAGTTTCTCCTGAGG ACTCTGACCTAAGAGTGATGACCTTAGACGACCTTGCTCCTGATGACCCTGGAGGCAGCGAGGAGGCACCAGGACAGCAG GTCACGTGGAGGAACCGTCCTGCATCCCAGAACAGGCAGCAACTACcgagaatggaggaggaggaggaggaggaggaggaggaggaggacagggggGAGGACAGGGGGGAGGACAGCGGGGTGGACTACCAAAGTGACTTTGAGAGTGAGAGCAGGACAGAACCAGATAACAGTGCCAGCCTGGTCTCGGAACATTTTCAacttgatgaagatgaagacgaagacgaggtcagagaggaggcATCGGGTGTGTCCGATGTGAGGACCGATGAAGACCTCTCAAGCCACGCCTGCCCCTCCCCGACCTCCGATCACAGTCGAACATTCAGCGGGAGCAGACGCGTCGGCTCCGGGGCCGCCGAAGACTCCGAGTCGAGGTCACGTAGCGGCCGGACGTTTTCCTGCCGGGCAAGAAGGGCTTTCAAAGAGGCGGCGGTGCAGACGGAGGCGGAGCCGGCGGTTCGTGCACGGCCCGCTG ATCGGGCCACGTCCGGCCCCGCAGTGGACGCCGCCTCCGTGGCCCCCCACCCAGCGGTTCTGCATAGTCTCGGCGCCGAAACGGTGGAAG CCCTCAGCACCTTCCATCCAGCTGTCATTGCTGTCTGCGACTTGTTGCTCCAGCACCTCGCCGTGATCAGGCGGTCCATCGACAGCAGCCGACGCCTCCACGCCAGCCTGGTGCAGAGCCTGGAGCCGCCAGACTACAGATACAGCACTCTGGAAGACGGCGAGAAG CGCATTCACAGACTGATGGCGAAGGAggccctgcagggggcgctgcaggagAAAAGAGACTCCCGTCATGTCTGA
- the uhmk1 gene encoding serine/threonine-protein kinase Kist: MAHCGTSQPSAAAETPRADGTMPPQVRGAPAPAPAPAPVPAPVLFEIFGQPWSVESRLGQGVSASVFRVSSGRAATAAVKEFRADPQGGDYGYHKERAVLEDIQGHKNIVTLYGVFTSHSCVGVATRCLLLELLDASVSDLLVRGDNQGHSMWLVQHCARDVLEALAFIHREGYVHADLKPRNVLWSADDECFKLIDFGLSFREGNQDVKYIQTDGYRAPEAELQNGLAQAGVEAEGTPGCTSAVDLWSLGVVLLEMFSGVKLKDTVRSQKWKDDSAAIVDHIFTSNSLACPAIPVYHLRDLIKSMLLKEPKQRCTAEAALRGPFFSIPFAPHVEDLVLLPSPVLRLLNLIDDNHLHNDEEYEDILEDMKEECQKYGSVVSLLIPKENPGKGQVFVEYANSSDSKEAQRLLTGRTFDGKFVVATFYPLSAYKRGYLYRSVQ; the protein is encoded by the exons atgGCTCACTGCGGCACGTCACAGCCCAGCGCGGCCGCCGAGACACCGCGAGCAGACGGCACGATGCCCCCGCAGGTCCGTGGAGccccggcaccggcaccggcaccggcaccggtaCCGGCCCCGGTGCTGTTTGAGATCTTCGGCCAGCCGTGGAGCGTCGAGTCGCGGCTCGGCCAGGGCGTCTCGGCCTCGGTGTTCCGGGTCAGCTCCGGCCGAGCCGCCACCGCAGCGGTCAAGGAGTTCCGGGCGGACCCGCAGGGGGGAGACTACGGCTACCACAAGGAGAGGGCCGTGCTCGAAGACATCCAGGGACATAAGAACATCG TGACGCTGTACGGCGTGTTCACCAGCCACAGCTGCGTGGGCGTCGCCACTCGCTGTCTTCTGCTGGAGCTCTTGGACGCCAGCGTGTCGGACCTTCTGGtgaggggcg ACAAC CAGGGACATTCTATGTGGCTTGTCCAGCACTGTGCCAGAGACGTCCTGGAGGCTCTCGCCTTCATTCACAGGGAGGGCTACGTCCATGCTGACCTCAAACCACGCAACGTCCTCTGGAGTGCTGACGACGAGTGCTTCAAGCTCATCGACTTCGGCCTCagcttcagagagggaaaccaG GATGTGAAGTACATCCAGACAGACGGGTATCGTGCcccggaggcggagcttcagaaCGGCCTCGCTCAGGCTGGAGTTGAGGCGGAGGGGACCCCGGGCTGCACGTCTGCCGTGGACCTGTGGAGCCTCGGTGTCGTCCTGTTGGAGATGTTCTCAGGAGTCAAACTCAAAGACACTGTCCGGTCGCAGAAGTGGAAG GACGATAGTGCTGCCATCGTGGATCACATTTTCACCAGCAACAGTCTGGCGTGCCCCGCCATCCCCGTCTATCACCTCCGAGACCTCATCAAAAG catgCTCCTCAAGGAGCCGAAGCAAAGGTGCACGGCTGAAGCTGCCCTGCGGGGCCCTTTCTTCAGCATTCCCTTTG CTCCTCACGTTGAAGACCTGGTTTTACTGCCTTCTCCGGTTCTGCGTCTGCTCAATCTGATTGATGACAACCACCTGCACAATGACGAGGAGTATGAAG ACATCCTGGAGGACATGAAAGAGGAGTGCCAGAAGTACGGTTCTGTGGTTTCACTGCTCATTCCCAAGGAGAACCCAGGGAAAGGACAG GTGTTTGTGGAGTACGCCAATTCCAGCGACTCCAAAGAGGCTCAGCGGCTGCTGACGGGCCGAACCTTCGATGGGAAGTTCGTCGTGGCCACGTTCTATCCTCTCAGCGCCTACAAAAGAGGTTACTTATACCGGAGTGTGCAGTGA